Part of the Bryobacteraceae bacterium genome is shown below.
TGAGATAGATCTCGCCGGACGCCGCGTTCGGGGCGATCTCTCCGAGGTGCTTCCAGAGCAGATCCGCGCGGAAGCAGTAGATCCCGGAGTTGATCTCCCGGATCATGCGCTGTGCGTCGCTCGCGGCCTTTTCTTCGACGATGGCGGTAACATTGCCGGCCTCGTCGCGCACGATCCGCCCGTACCCATGGGGGTCGTCGAGGATGGTCGTAATCAGCGTCGCCGCCAAGCCCGCGCTCGATGTCCGCCGCACCAGCTCCAACACGGTCTCCGCCTTCAGTAGCGGGCAATCCCCGTAGAGCACCACCACCCAACCGCTCGCCGACTCCAGTTGTTGGCGGCACATCGCGAGGGCATGGCCCGTACCCTTCTGCTCCCGCTGTTCGGCGAACCGCACGCCGTACGGCGCAAGCGTGTCCTGTACCTGCTGCGCCTGGTGGCCAACCACGGCAACGATATCTTCGGCGGCCGCCACCGATTGCGCCGCGCGAACCACGTGTTCCACCAGACTCAGGCCCCCGGCCCGATGCAAAACCTTGGCCTGCTTGGACTTCATCCGCGTGCCCAGCCCGGCCGCAAGAATTGCGACACTGACTCGTTGACTCATCTCTCCTCCAATCATACTGTCGGCGTCTGAAGCTTTTTTCAGTAGCCGCCGGTGGCCGCGATAACCGTGCCACGCATACCCAGCCGCGATGCCCGCGACTCCTGGGCCAATTCTACCGCCGCCGCCGCGATCGCCTGCGGCGAATGCCGGATCTGCTCACCACGCGCAAGGAGGTGCCGCCCCACCACGCGTACGTTGAGCTCCGCCAGATGCGGATAGTCGTTCTGCACCGGAAATACCTTCTGGGCCGCGTACCGCCGCCGCCTGGACCCAATGATCGGCCGCGTGTTGATGATCACGGTGTCCACCAAGCCCGGATAGGCGAACCGGAAAAGTTCCCGCACATGATCGGACGCCGAGAAGCTCATCGTCTCCCCGGGCTGCCACATCAGATTCACGAAGTAGCACTTGCGCGCCCGCGCGTTGCGAATCGCCGCCGGAATCCCTTCCACCAGCAGGTTCGGAATGACGCTCGTGTAAAGCGATCCCGGTCCGAGGCAAATCAAGTCGGCCTGCTCCAGCGCCAGCAGCGTCTCGGCGAGCGGCTTGCAGCGCTTCGGCCGCAGCGTGATGGCCTTGATCCGGGTTCGGCTCCGGCTGATCTTCGTCTCCCCCGAAACCTCCGTCCCATCGTCGAGCACCGCCTCCAGCGTCACGTTGGACGCCGTCGAAGGGTAGATCCGCCCCCGCGACGCCAGCACTTCCGACGACAGCTTCACCGCCTTGCCGAAGTCCCCGGTCAGGTGCGTCATCGCCGTGAGGAACAAATTTCCAAAACTATGCCCCTTCAGGCCGCGCCCCTCCTCGAACCGGTATTGGAACAGCTTCGAGAGCAGCGCCTCATCCTCCGACAGCGCTACCATGCAGTTCCGTATGTCGCCCGGGGGCAGAATATCCATCTCGCGGCGCAAGCGACCGGAACTCCCGCCATCGTCGGTGACTGTCACCACCGCCGTAATCTCGATGTGTGGCAGCCGCGCGGGAGTCGATTCGCCGAACGCCGAGGTTGGCGGCACGTATTCCTTTAACCCGCGCAGCAGCGATGAGAGTCCGGTGCCGCCGCCGATCGCGACGATCCGCAGCGGTCCGTGCAATGGAATGACTTGTTTTGCCAGGCTCACAAATTATCCGAGAGCTTCACGAATCTGAGGAATCCGTGCAAGCGATTGAAAATCTGGATCGTTACGGGCCGCCGTTCGATTGTCCGGAGACAAATCGATCGAGCGCCGCAGGTGCCGCGCCGCCGAGTCCCCATCCCCCCGAAGGCCCAGGCAGAGCGCCATCGCGTAATGAAAATGACTCGCGTCCTCCTGCTGCCGGATCGCGCTTCGCAGCAGGGCTTCCGCCTCGTCCAGACTTTCGCCCCGGGTGATCAGCGCCACTGCCAGCGTGTAGGAGTCCTCAGGGCTCCGCGGCTTCGGGGCCTCCTGCTTCATCCTGCGTTCGCACATCAGCGCGTGAGTGGCCGCGGCGTGGAGCAAGTCGACAGCCGGACCGCGTTGAACCTGCTGAAACAGATCGTGCGCCTCCTCGAACCGGCGATTGTGAAATGCCTTCATCGCGGACTCGTAGAGCAGCCTTTGCCGTGTCTCGTCAATCAGTTCCGAACGGGAACCCTCTGCGCTCGAAGATTTTTGCATCACCGGAACAGGGCGGTTGGGCCTTTGCCTTGTAGCAGCCGGCAGAGTGTCTTTCCGGACAGAATCGTTCATCCACCGACTCCGATTGTGGCCCCTGCCGCACCCGGCTCAGGGACCTGCGTCGTCCGGCCGCTGAGTCCGGCACGCAACCGCTTCTTGCTATTTTACAACGGACGCCGGGCGGTGTCGGTCCAGCACGTCCCAGAGCATCAGCCGGACGGCCTTGGTCTCAGGTGGGCCGTGCGCCGGTCCGATCGGCGATTTCTCCAGCGGGTCCGCGGGAACGTCGAAAAACCGGCCGTCCTCGTAGAGCTTGTAGCGCTGAGTTCGCGCGTACCGCTGGAGCGAATAACCGATCTTTCCATCTCCCGGCAGAGTGTCGAAATGACAGAACTGCCACTGACGGGGAGAGCCGCGCTCCCCGCGCAACTGAGGCAGAAACGACACGCCGTCGCGCGGATGCTCGCCTGGCAGCCGGACGCCGCCCGCCTCGGCGATCGTGGGAAGAAAGTCCGTGGAATCAATCAAATCGTCGAGCACACGGCCGTTCGGAGTCACACCCGGCCAGTGGGCGATCAGCGGGACCCGCGTTCCGGCGTCGGTGGTGAGCCCCTTCCCGCCCTGGATCACCCGATCCCCCATCCGCGACGTGATGGACCGGTCTGTTCCGTTGTCGCCGTAGAACAGGATCAGCGTGTTCTCTCGCTCACCTAACCGGTCGAGATCGGTCACCATCCGCCCCACAATCTCGTCCATGTACTCAACCATGTCCTTGAACTGGGCCCGGTCGTTCTGCAGCCGCGCGGACTTCCACTTCGCGCTCTTCGGCGTGGCCGTGAACGGACCGTGGGTGAGCGCCATCGGGTAATAGCAGAACCATGGCTTCTGCTCGCGCCCGCCTCGGGACTTCTCGCGATTGGGCTCGACGAACCGCGTCAGAAAGGCCGCGTAGTCGTCCGGACCGTAGCGGTCCTTCTGGTCGGTCAGCAGCTTTCCGTTCACCTCATACGTCGGGTCTCCGTACCGTGATCCCTTTTCCTCGGTATGTCCCGTGTGCCAGAGACACCACTCGTCGAAACCGGCATCCTTGGCCAGCATTCCCTTCGCCCGCCACTGCGGCCAGAAGTCCGGCGGGTTGTAGCTCCAGAACTGCCATTTGCCGGCGATCGCGGTCCGGTAGCCGCCGGCCCGCATGTAGTGGCCGAACGTCTTCTCCTTGGGATCGAGAATCCCAAATGCCTTCCAGTTCCGGTACAGATACTTCCCGGTCATCAACTGGGTGCGCGTCGGCGTGCACAACGGCTGGGCATAGGCGTGTGTGAAACGGACTCCCGTAGACGCCAGCCGGTCGAGATGCGGCGTCTTGTACGAAGTGCCACCGTAGCAGGATAGGCACTCGTAGCCGAGGTCGTCGGCCATGATGAGCAGAATATTCGGACGCCGGGCGTTCGCGGCCGGCGCGGCCAGTGCGGTTGCGCCGCCAGCCACGGATTGCAGCCAATGGCGACGCGAAATCGAAGACATCATCTCCGGCCTACTGTGCGAAGCAGTAGAACAACCCGTTGCCGCCCGTTGCCTTCAGGTTGTCCTGGCTGCAGCCTCGCGACGGGTGGGACGCGTTCCAAGAGGTCGGCGCGGGGCCGCCGCCCTGCCTGTCATGATGACCGAGGTTCGCAGTGCCTTCGCCGTCCGAAGTCCAGTTTTTACACGTGTGGTCGGCGCCGTCGGTGAACGCGGTTCCGTCCGCCTGCGACCCTGTCAGGATGTCGTGCATGTTCGGCTGATCGCCGCGCCCGTTCACCACCGTTCCCTTCTCGGTGAGCGATGCCTGCTTACCCAGCTTGTTGTTTTCAGAATGAAGGTCGGCGACGTTCTTGGCCACTGTCTCGCCCTTGTAGTTGTACCAGGGACCCTTGCCAATGCGGTCCCGCGCATTCACTGCCTTCTTGCCGCCCACAGCATCCTGGCT
Proteins encoded:
- the yvcK gene encoding uridine diphosphate-N-acetylglucosamine-binding protein YvcK, with protein sequence MSLAKQVIPLHGPLRIVAIGGGTGLSSLLRGLKEYVPPTSAFGESTPARLPHIEITAVVTVTDDGGSSGRLRREMDILPPGDIRNCMVALSEDEALLSKLFQYRFEEGRGLKGHSFGNLFLTAMTHLTGDFGKAVKLSSEVLASRGRIYPSTASNVTLEAVLDDGTEVSGETKISRSRTRIKAITLRPKRCKPLAETLLALEQADLICLGPGSLYTSVIPNLLVEGIPAAIRNARARKCYFVNLMWQPGETMSFSASDHVRELFRFAYPGLVDTVIINTRPIIGSRRRRYAAQKVFPVQNDYPHLAELNVRVVGRHLLARGEQIRHSPQAIAAAAVELAQESRASRLGMRGTVIAATGGY
- a CDS encoding sulfatase-like hydrolase/transferase; protein product: MSSISRRHWLQSVAGGATALAAPAANARRPNILLIMADDLGYECLSCYGGTSYKTPHLDRLASTGVRFTHAYAQPLCTPTRTQLMTGKYLYRNWKAFGILDPKEKTFGHYMRAGGYRTAIAGKWQFWSYNPPDFWPQWRAKGMLAKDAGFDEWCLWHTGHTEEKGSRYGDPTYEVNGKLLTDQKDRYGPDDYAAFLTRFVEPNREKSRGGREQKPWFCYYPMALTHGPFTATPKSAKWKSARLQNDRAQFKDMVEYMDEIVGRMVTDLDRLGERENTLILFYGDNGTDRSITSRMGDRVIQGGKGLTTDAGTRVPLIAHWPGVTPNGRVLDDLIDSTDFLPTIAEAGGVRLPGEHPRDGVSFLPQLRGERGSPRQWQFCHFDTLPGDGKIGYSLQRYARTQRYKLYEDGRFFDVPADPLEKSPIGPAHGPPETKAVRLMLWDVLDRHRPASVVK